A region from the uncultured Draconibacterium sp. genome encodes:
- a CDS encoding flavin reductase: protein MNYSAFHKLSYGLYVIATELNGEKVGYIANTAFQITAEPSKIAISCHKQNHSAQKIIDSKKFSISVLKKEVDTSLIGKFGFMSGADIDKFQGVETIVAKTGAPIVVDSSVAWFDCKVLDYSDVGSHYLIIAEVVDGDKLSDEEPLTYAYYHAKYKMLSPKNAPTYIEKEKLGDEPEPVVYEEINEEVSVHTSGDDGIFSCNICGYQYDPEEGDPALGIPPGTPFEDLPDDWKCPLCNASKEDFTKV from the coding sequence ATGAATTATTCCGCATTTCATAAACTGTCATATGGGTTGTATGTAATTGCAACAGAGCTAAATGGAGAGAAAGTAGGCTACATTGCCAATACGGCATTTCAAATTACTGCCGAACCATCAAAAATTGCAATCAGTTGTCATAAACAAAACCATAGTGCCCAGAAAATAATTGATAGTAAAAAATTTTCCATTTCGGTTCTGAAAAAGGAAGTCGATACATCTCTGATCGGTAAGTTTGGCTTTATGTCGGGGGCCGATATTGATAAATTTCAGGGGGTTGAAACTATTGTAGCAAAAACGGGTGCGCCAATTGTAGTCGATTCATCGGTGGCATGGTTTGATTGTAAAGTGCTTGATTACAGTGATGTGGGTTCGCATTATCTGATTATAGCCGAGGTGGTTGATGGTGATAAATTATCGGATGAAGAGCCGCTTACTTATGCGTATTATCATGCAAAATACAAAATGTTGTCGCCTAAAAACGCACCAACTTATATTGAAAAGGAAAAATTGGGCGATGAGCCAGAACCGGTAGTTTACGAAGAAATTAATGAAGAAGTGTCAGTCCACACATCGGGCGATGATGGCATTTTTTCGTGCAATATTTGTGGCTACCAATACGATCCGGAAGAGGGTGACCCGGCATTGGGTATTCCTCCGGGAACACCTTTTGAAGATTTGCCCGACGATTGGAAATGCCCCTTGTGTAATGCCTCAAAAGAGGATTTTACCAAAGTGTAG
- a CDS encoding CDGSH iron-sulfur domain-containing protein yields the protein MQKPVIADKAPKALTLEPGTYYWCACGKSKTQPFCDGSHRGTEFAPQSFTIDVKKEVWLCQCKHSKAKPFCDGSHRTL from the coding sequence ATGCAGAAGCCTGTAATTGCTGACAAAGCACCAAAAGCACTAACACTTGAACCCGGTACCTACTACTGGTGCGCCTGCGGAAAAAGTAAAACGCAACCTTTTTGCGATGGTTCGCACCGGGGAACTGAATTTGCACCCCAGTCGTTTACCATTGATGTAAAAAAAGAAGTATGGTTATGCCAGTGCAAACATTCAAAAGCAAAGCCATTTTGCGATGGCTCGCACCGGACACTTTAA